In Phaeobacter piscinae, one genomic interval encodes:
- a CDS encoding Lrp/AsnC family transcriptional regulator, with translation MDLLDSRILSALQQDGQISMARLSEKVGLSLSACHRRVKMMEANGMIEGYAARLDRKKVGLELQIFIEIKLVSQQRENIQAFEDAISHMPEVLECHLISGEFDYLMRVAARNTDAYEKLYRNRLSEIPSVAQMKTLLGVSTVKEFRGYHLD, from the coding sequence TTGCAACAGGACGGTCAGATCTCAATGGCCCGGCTGTCTGAAAAAGTTGGGCTGTCTTTGTCCGCATGTCATCGTCGTGTCAAGATGATGGAAGCCAATGGCATGATCGAAGGCTATGCCGCGCGGCTGGATCGCAAGAAGGTTGGTCTTGAGCTGCAGATCTTTATCGAGATCAAGCTGGTCAGCCAGCAGCGGGAGAATATTCAGGCGTTTGAAGATGCCATTTCACATATGCCAGAGGTGCTGGAGTGTCATTTGATTTCAGGGGAATTTGACTATCTGATGCGCGTCGCTGCGCGCAATACGGATGCTTACGAGAAACTCTATCGCAACCGATTGTCGGAGATCCCGTCGGTTGCGCAGATGAAGACGCTGCTCGGGGTGTCCACCGTGAAGGAGTTTCGCGGCTACCATCTGGATTAG